One region of Glycine max cultivar Williams 82 chromosome 9, Glycine_max_v4.0, whole genome shotgun sequence genomic DNA includes:
- the LOC102660230 gene encoding cytochrome P450 89A2 has protein sequence MGLWFYLLACISTYILLQSLHKVIRNKRLPPSPPAIPILGNIFWLLKSSKNFADLEPVLRSLRSKYGNIVSIHIGSTPSIFITCHEAAHRALVKNGTIFADRPLALQTTQVFFPNQYTVTTSPYGHNWRFMRQNLMQVIQPSRLSLYSHCRKWALSILKKHILDEIELGNKAIAIDSYFNSTLYALFSYICFGDKFDEETVRNIQRVQHCFLHNFIKFNVLNFVPVLSKIVFRRLWREILGIRQSQVNVFLPIIKARHEKIKGKVGVKDENEEEFKPYVDTLFDMKLPSNGCKLKDEELVSMCAEFMIGGTDTTVTTWIWTMANLVKYQHIQEKLFDEIKEVVEPDEDIEVEHLKRMPYLKAVVLETLRRHPPGHFILPRAVTQDTVMDGHDIPKNAIVNFLVAEFGWDPNVWEDPMEFKPERFLRHGGDSKFDLKGTIEIKMMPFGAGRRVCPAISMATLHLEYFVANLVRDFKWALEDGCEVDMSEKQAFTIVMKNPLRPCVSLRST, from the coding sequence atgggatTATGGTTTTATCTTCTTGCATGTATTTCTACCTATATACTTCTTCAATCCCTTCACAAAGTCATCCGCAATAAGAGGCTACCACCAAGCCCTCCTGCCATACCCATCTTAGGTAACATATTTTGGCTCCTTAAGTCATCAAAGAATTTTGCTGATCTTGAACCTGTCCTTCGCTCTTTACGTTCCAAGTACGGTAACATTGTTTCCATTCACATTGGTTCTACACCTTCCATTTTCATAACATGTCACGAAGCTGCTCATAGAGCACTTGTTAAAAATGGCACTATCTTTGCTGATCGTCCTTTGGCTCTTCAAACCACCCAAGTTTTCTTCCCTAACCAATACACCGTTACTACTTCTCCCTATGGCCACAATTGGAGGTTTATGCGCCAAAACTTAATGCAAGTAATTCAACCTTCTAGATTAAGTTTATATTCTCATTGTCGAAAATGGGCATTAAGTATATTAAAGAAACATATTCTAGATGAAATTGAGCTGGGGAATAAGGCCATAGCAATTGATAGTTATTTCAATTCTACATTATAtgctttattttcatatatatgttttggagACAAATTTGATGAGGAAACCGTTAGGAATATCCAGAGGGTGCAACATTGTTTTCTTCACAATTTCATTAAATTCAATGTGTTGAATTTCGTACCGGTCTTGTCTAAGATCGTGTTTAGGAGATTGTGGAGAGAGATCTTGGGAATTCGTCAAAGTCAGGTGAATGTGTTCCTCCCTATCATAAAAGCACGCCATGAGAAAATAAAAGGCAAGGTAGGTGTTAAAGATGAGAATGAAGAAGAGTTTAAGCCTTATGTGGATACCCTTTTTGATATGAAACTCCCTAGCAATGGATGCAAGCTAAAGGATGAAGAGTTGGTGAGTATGTGTGCTGAGTTTATGATAGGTGGCACAGACACAACGGTTACGACGTGGATATGGACCATGGCGAATTTAGTGAAGTACCAACACATACAAGAGAAGTTGTTTGATGAAATTAAGGAAGTTGTGGAACCTGATGAGGACATTGAGGTGGAGCATTTGAAAAGGATGCCTTATTTGAAGGCTGTGGTGTTAGAGACCTTAAGGAGGCACCCTCCGGGGCATTTTATATTGCCTAGGGCAGTCACACAGGACACTGTTATGGACGGTCATGATATACCAAAAAATGCAATTGTGAATTTTCTTGTGGCTGAATTTGGGTGGGATCCAAATGTGTGGGAAGATCCTATGGAGTTTAAACCAGAGAGGTTTTTGAGGCATGGTGGAGATTCTAAATTTGATCTGAAAGGGACTATAGAGATCAAAATGATGCCTTTTGGTGCAGGAAGGAGAGTTTGTCCTGCAATTAGTATGGCAACACTTCACCTTGAGTACTTTGTGGCCAATTTGGTGAGGGATTTTAAATGGGCACTTGAAGATGGGTGTGAAGTTGACATGAGTGAGAAGCAGGCCTTCACTATTGTGATGAAGAATCCTTTGAGACCATGTGTGTCTCTAAGAAGCACTTGA